From one bacterium genomic stretch:
- a CDS encoding OmpH family outer membrane protein: MTRFSVVILAFALGIAPSIAKEIKIGYIDSEAILQQYPDYQEAQRKLQEEEQKYISEAQAKEQVVNSMLEEIQQQSLMLSAEARTEREQKLMEKRRELEQFRVETWGEGGKLYTKNLELSRPILEKINQAIEKISQQDGYDMVFDAAGGNIVFALPQHDITEIVLAELKKE; the protein is encoded by the coding sequence ATGACACGCTTCAGCGTAGTTATACTTGCATTTGCATTGGGCATCGCGCCGAGCATTGCAAAGGAAATTAAGATCGGCTATATAGATTCAGAAGCAATTCTTCAGCAGTATCCTGACTATCAGGAGGCCCAGCGCAAGCTGCAGGAGGAAGAGCAGAAGTATATTTCGGAGGCGCAGGCGAAAGAGCAAGTTGTCAATTCGATGCTGGAAGAAATACAGCAGCAAAGTCTCATGCTGTCGGCCGAGGCTCGTACCGAGAGAGAGCAGAAGCTCATGGAGAAGAGGCGCGAGCTTGAGCAGTTTCGTGTTGAAACTTGGGGAGAAGGGGGCAAGCTTTACACGAAAAATCTTGAACTCTCACGACCAATTCTCGAGAAAATCAACCAAGCAATTGAGAAGATAAGCCAGCAGGACGGCTATGACATGGTATTTGATGCGGCTGGTGGAAACATTGTGTTCGCACTTCCGCAGCACGACATAACTGAAATCGTACTGGCAGAACTCAAGAAGGAGTAG
- the lpxA gene encoding acyl-ACP--UDP-N-acetylglucosamine O-acyltransferase translates to MSRIHHTAQVSPNAELGDNVVIDAYAVIDEDVSIGDHTWIGSSSRIFSGVRIGSGVKVSPMVSIGGEPQDKKFTGEPSNVFVGDNTILREFVTINRGTAATGKTTVGSNCLIMSYAHIAHDCRVGDQVILSNCVQLAGHVHVGDYAILGGMVPVHQFVHIGRHCMIGGAFRVPKDVPPYVLAAGHPLSYMGLNVIGLRRRGFTNDQIRMLKEIYLLLFRSEYNVSQAVNEISRRFEGHEYEKEITEFVRASKRGLMPGRSRNKVEEESI, encoded by the coding sequence ATGTCAAGAATTCATCATACAGCTCAGGTTTCCCCGAACGCAGAGTTGGGCGACAATGTCGTGATCGACGCGTATGCAGTCATTGATGAAGACGTTAGTATCGGAGATCATACATGGATTGGGAGCTCATCCCGTATTTTTTCAGGTGTGCGGATCGGCAGCGGCGTCAAAGTCTCACCGATGGTGTCAATTGGGGGCGAACCTCAGGATAAGAAATTCACCGGTGAGCCATCGAATGTCTTCGTAGGTGACAATACGATACTTCGCGAGTTTGTAACGATTAACCGTGGAACAGCTGCGACGGGCAAAACAACGGTCGGATCAAATTGTCTGATAATGTCCTATGCACACATAGCACACGACTGTCGCGTCGGTGATCAGGTTATTCTATCCAATTGTGTCCAACTCGCAGGTCACGTGCATGTTGGAGATTATGCAATACTCGGCGGCATGGTGCCAGTGCATCAGTTTGTGCACATTGGGCGTCATTGCATGATTGGCGGAGCATTCAGGGTGCCAAAGGATGTACCTCCGTATGTACTTGCTGCCGGACATCCGTTATCCTATATGGGACTGAATGTAATTGGACTGCGCCGCCGAGGCTTCACGAATGACCAAATAAGAATGTTGAAAGAGATATATTTGCTTCTATTCAGGTCAGAGTATAATGTCAGTCAGGCTGTGAATGAGATATCGCGGCGCTTTGAAGGACACGAGTATGAGAAAGAAATCACTGAGTTTGTCAGAGCATCCAAGCGGGGTCTCATGCCAGGTCGTAGCAGAAACAAGGTAGAAGAGGAATCCATATGA
- the lpxD gene encoding UDP-3-O-(3-hydroxymyristoyl)glucosamine N-acyltransferase, with protein MTSITAGQLTKLVNGKLFGDGDRELIGVAPLETADRSEVSFLANAKYARLLEETQAGVVLVAQGIRRSTGDCIETLDPYAAFVMALEFFNPAPVFGTGIHPTAIISEEAAIDEDVYVGPGCIIESSARIGKGSRLIAMNYIGQNARIGAGSILHPGVHVRHDCEVGERVTIHCGTIVGSDGFGFAMESGRFRKIPQVGIVVIESDVEIGANSTIDRATMGETRIGEGTKIDNLVQIAHNVRIGKHCVIAAQAGISGSTQIGDYCRIGGQAGFVGHIRIGDGSAFGAQSGVATDVAAGEILSGSPARPHNLWKRMEAALPRLPELLRRVRRIEERLGIEHRTNEEKSER; from the coding sequence GTGACAAGCATCACGGCCGGTCAGCTGACCAAACTTGTGAACGGTAAACTTTTCGGCGATGGCGATAGGGAGCTTATCGGAGTTGCACCGCTTGAGACGGCGGATCGCTCAGAGGTTTCGTTTCTCGCCAATGCGAAGTATGCCCGGCTGCTTGAGGAAACACAGGCAGGTGTTGTTTTGGTGGCACAAGGAATTCGGAGATCTACTGGCGACTGCATAGAGACTCTTGATCCTTATGCCGCATTCGTAATGGCGCTGGAGTTTTTCAATCCTGCGCCGGTATTTGGTACCGGCATTCATCCCACTGCAATTATTTCCGAGGAGGCCGCAATTGATGAGGATGTGTATGTTGGCCCGGGATGCATTATCGAATCATCAGCACGGATTGGCAAAGGCAGCAGACTGATAGCAATGAACTACATCGGCCAGAATGCGCGCATTGGGGCAGGGAGTATCTTACACCCGGGTGTCCACGTAAGACATGATTGTGAAGTCGGCGAACGAGTTACAATACACTGTGGAACGATTGTTGGTTCAGATGGATTTGGATTCGCAATGGAAAGCGGCCGATTTCGCAAGATTCCGCAAGTTGGAATTGTCGTAATCGAGAGTGACGTTGAGATTGGTGCAAATTCGACAATTGACCGCGCGACAATGGGTGAGACTCGAATTGGAGAAGGCACCAAGATTGACAATTTGGTACAGATCGCGCATAACGTACGAATCGGGAAGCACTGCGTCATCGCAGCACAAGCGGGAATATCGGGATCTACCCAGATAGGAGACTATTGCCGGATCGGAGGACAGGCAGGGTTTGTCGGACACATACGAATCGGCGATGGTTCAGCCTTTGGTGCTCAAAGCGGCGTTGCGACGGACGTTGCAGCAGGTGAGATTCTCTCCGGCAGTCCCGCACGCCCGCACAATTTGTGGAAGAGAATGGAAGCAGCGCTTCCGAGACTTCCGGAATTGCTGCGTCGGGTGCGAAGGATAGAGGAGCGTTTAGGAATCGAGCATCGCACAAACGAGGAGAAGAGTGAGCGATAA
- a CDS encoding 1-deoxy-D-xylulose-5-phosphate reductoisomerase, which translates to MKRILLQGSTGSIGNSALSVIEVNEEHFCVAGLSAGHKERELLAQARRWKPESLALLKPSDEAKFRSAAYEIGVAKIFTGPDAFTRQAEELEYDLLLNAVMGSAGVLPTFAALRKSVNVALSNKETLVAAGELVMACARDHGATILPIDSEHSALYQCLQGERISDVRKLWLTTSGGPFWNRKPDTLQFVSPNEALSHPTWTMGPKITIDSATLFNKGLEVIEACRLFDVSIEKVEVVRQRESVIHSMVEFIDGSFKAQLSTPDMRLPILYSLSHPVRIASNIVSTAPNRIEALHFDEVDIECYPCLKVAFHAASAGGTAPAILSAADEVAVESFLAGQIRFTAIAELIEESLNTLEITPADSIEVVMEADRKSRVLVGELVKEYTGSTILN; encoded by the coding sequence TTGAAACGTATATTGTTGCAGGGATCCACTGGATCAATAGGCAATTCAGCTCTCTCTGTAATAGAGGTAAATGAAGAGCACTTTTGCGTCGCTGGATTATCAGCGGGGCACAAGGAACGCGAGCTATTGGCGCAAGCCAGACGTTGGAAACCGGAGAGTCTGGCTCTGCTGAAACCATCTGACGAAGCGAAGTTTCGATCTGCGGCCTATGAGATCGGTGTAGCGAAGATCTTCACTGGACCTGATGCCTTCACCAGACAAGCAGAAGAGCTCGAATACGACTTGCTGCTTAATGCGGTCATGGGTTCGGCCGGTGTTCTGCCGACGTTTGCCGCACTTCGAAAATCAGTTAACGTTGCACTCTCAAACAAGGAAACTCTGGTAGCCGCCGGCGAATTGGTCATGGCGTGTGCGCGTGATCATGGCGCGACAATCCTACCAATTGATTCTGAGCACAGCGCGTTGTATCAGTGTTTGCAAGGTGAACGAATTTCAGATGTGCGAAAACTGTGGTTGACGACTTCAGGCGGTCCTTTCTGGAACAGAAAGCCGGATACCCTGCAATTCGTGTCACCCAATGAAGCATTGTCACATCCGACGTGGACAATGGGTCCGAAAATCACGATCGACTCAGCGACTCTTTTTAACAAAGGGCTCGAAGTGATTGAAGCTTGCAGGCTGTTTGACGTATCAATAGAAAAGGTGGAAGTTGTTCGGCAACGCGAATCAGTGATTCACTCCATGGTCGAGTTTATTGACGGAAGCTTCAAAGCTCAGCTTTCAACGCCGGATATGCGATTGCCGATCCTGTATTCGCTTAGCCATCCGGTCAGAATAGCTAGTAACATTGTTAGCACGGCACCGAATAGGATAGAGGCCTTGCATTTTGATGAAGTTGACATCGAGTGCTATCCTTGCCTCAAGGTTGCCTTTCATGCGGCGAGTGCCGGAGGCACGGCGCCGGCAATTCTCTCGGCGGCGGATGAAGTGGCAGTGGAGTCCTTCTTAGCCGGTCAAATCCGGTTTACCGCAATTGCGGAGTTAATAGAAGAGTCGCTGAACACGCTTGAAATTACGCCTGCTGACTCAATCGAAGTCGTCATGGAAGCGGACAGAAAGTCTCGAGTTCTTGTTGGAGAATTAGTCAAGGAGTACACGGGATCAACAATCCTGAACTAA
- the uppS gene encoding di-trans,poly-cis-decaprenylcistransferase codes for MPEQAGLKVPQHVAIIMDGNGRWAAAKGLTKIAGHKEGVKSAREIVRVSGEIGVKYLTLYTFSTENFRRSRVEVDALMTLLVTTIGKEARNLNENNVKLSVIGRLEEVSGVTRRALESAVEKLASNTGLHLILAIAYGARTEIVDAVNRILSSGKSSVSDRDISQNLYTSEIPDPDLIIRTSGEMRLSNFLLWQAAYSELVVTPVLWPDFRREQYLSAIEEYTLRERRFGARLK; via the coding sequence ATGCCGGAACAAGCGGGTTTGAAGGTTCCTCAACACGTTGCAATCATCATGGATGGCAACGGTCGCTGGGCGGCCGCAAAGGGTCTGACGAAGATCGCGGGGCACAAGGAGGGTGTGAAGTCGGCTCGTGAGATTGTCAGGGTGTCTGGTGAAATCGGTGTGAAGTATCTGACATTGTACACATTCTCGACTGAGAACTTTCGCAGGTCACGAGTCGAAGTGGACGCGCTCATGACACTTCTTGTCACAACGATTGGCAAGGAAGCGCGAAACTTGAACGAGAATAACGTGAAGCTAAGCGTTATTGGGCGACTGGAGGAAGTCTCCGGAGTAACCCGACGGGCACTGGAATCAGCGGTAGAAAAGCTTGCGAGCAATACCGGTCTGCATTTGATTCTTGCGATTGCATACGGCGCCCGGACAGAAATTGTTGATGCGGTCAATCGTATTCTCAGTTCCGGCAAGAGTAGTGTTTCTGATCGAGATATATCTCAGAATCTTTACACTTCGGAGATACCCGATCCGGACTTGATAATCCGAACGTCAGGCGAAATGCGATTGTCAAACTTTCTGTTATGGCAAGCAGCATATTCGGAACTTGTTGTGACTCCCGTACTATGGCCGGATTTTCGACGTGAACAATATCTCAGCGCGATTGAAGAGTATACGCTTCGGGAGCGCCGATTCGGAGCGAGACTGAAATGA
- a CDS encoding tetratricopeptide repeat protein — protein sequence MKRIITFIILMSVGAAAAFAGMELQSAKIYKKQGEIAKAIEFYDQAVGKEPDNAEALFERGELLGMIAMDNVHTGLRKKLAGESTDAQRSVLERAIADFKGVRELSASGDKKAKKFESKIQDIIERYWWEFYSKAVAADSSYRAMEGANSMENATVVVEQGLKAAETAIMIDPEHWSSRFVYAQLKGFQERDESFVKAWEEAGTALENSDLKTKEPENYKNNRYYVQLQLIQHYYSSQDYLKTIEMADRMLTEDPGSVEAVQYKAFSLATMANDEDRSQAERDSLKRVALKALNDAKVSNPDDENIIFYIGQFNLQLADTSAALTAFDEFLTKSPSDRDVLFTQGLIYLEGEKYGDLGKAADKFKAITESSPEDGPAWINYGIALIRQGKSEEGARAIEKGDSLSKGQ from the coding sequence ATGAAGCGCATCATTACATTTATTATCCTGATGAGCGTCGGCGCTGCTGCTGCGTTCGCTGGAATGGAATTGCAGTCAGCGAAGATATACAAGAAACAGGGTGAGATTGCGAAGGCGATTGAGTTTTACGATCAGGCGGTTGGAAAGGAGCCTGACAATGCCGAGGCGTTGTTTGAGCGGGGCGAACTACTGGGTATGATCGCGATGGACAATGTACACACGGGATTGCGTAAGAAGCTTGCCGGTGAATCAACAGATGCGCAAAGAAGTGTTTTGGAGCGTGCTATTGCTGATTTCAAGGGAGTGCGCGAGCTGTCGGCGAGCGGTGACAAGAAGGCGAAAAAGTTTGAGTCAAAGATACAAGACATCATAGAGCGTTACTGGTGGGAATTTTACAGTAAGGCCGTTGCAGCGGATTCGAGTTACCGTGCCATGGAAGGGGCGAATAGCATGGAAAACGCGACGGTTGTCGTCGAGCAAGGGTTGAAGGCGGCCGAGACCGCCATCATGATTGACCCCGAGCATTGGAGCAGCAGATTCGTGTATGCACAGCTGAAGGGTTTTCAGGAGCGGGACGAGAGCTTTGTCAAGGCCTGGGAGGAAGCTGGAACGGCCCTTGAGAATTCTGATTTGAAGACCAAAGAGCCGGAGAATTACAAGAACAACAGGTATTACGTACAACTGCAGTTGATTCAGCATTACTATTCGTCGCAGGATTACTTGAAGACTATCGAGATGGCGGACAGGATGCTCACCGAGGATCCCGGTTCGGTAGAAGCTGTCCAGTACAAGGCGTTTTCGCTCGCGACAATGGCCAATGATGAGGACCGGTCGCAGGCAGAGCGGGATTCGTTGAAGCGAGTAGCTTTGAAGGCATTGAATGATGCGAAAGTGTCCAATCCCGACGACGAGAACATAATCTTTTACATTGGCCAGTTTAATTTGCAATTGGCAGATACATCCGCGGCACTGACGGCATTTGATGAGTTTTTGACGAAGTCACCAAGCGACAGAGACGTACTCTTTACACAAGGTCTGATTTACCTTGAGGGGGAAAAGTATGGGGACCTTGGCAAGGCTGCGGACAAGTTTAAGGCAATCACGGAATCGAGCCCCGAAGACGGCCCTGCGTGGATTAATTATGGTATCGCGCTGATTCGTCAGGGGAAGTCAGAAGAGGGAGCAAGAGCAATTGAGAAAGGCGATTCTCTGTCCAAGGGGCAGTAG
- a CDS encoding FAD-binding oxidoreductase, with the protein MTQIVNWEERLSSSDYGLMQLAPYPVASPASVDALVGIVQQCAELNWRVLPIGQGSSFPQNFSLRSERTFAISTSKLREICRLTNGRTYCQPGTPVQRVLISDHPLHRKTIGGFLCGGGDSSARNAVRSFWHTIQCLEVIDAKGRTMALPGPASPQFQLGPSSSILIESRGKAGIIVGIEFCADELPIDTTTKKLVSTATDTLTSPLSRQASVRSADALSLYDW; encoded by the coding sequence ATGACTCAAATCGTAAATTGGGAAGAGCGGCTGTCAAGTTCTGACTATGGATTGATGCAGTTGGCGCCATATCCGGTAGCGTCGCCAGCCAGTGTTGACGCTCTTGTTGGTATCGTGCAGCAATGTGCAGAACTGAATTGGCGCGTCCTGCCGATTGGTCAAGGAAGTTCGTTCCCGCAAAACTTTTCACTAAGATCTGAACGAACATTCGCAATCTCAACCTCCAAGCTTCGTGAGATTTGCCGGTTAACAAACGGGAGAACTTACTGTCAGCCGGGAACTCCAGTCCAGCGAGTATTGATAAGCGATCATCCTTTGCACAGAAAGACGATAGGCGGCTTTCTATGCGGAGGCGGTGACTCTTCTGCCCGGAACGCGGTACGGTCATTCTGGCATACCATTCAATGTTTGGAAGTGATTGACGCCAAGGGGAGGACGATGGCGCTACCCGGTCCTGCTTCACCTCAATTTCAACTTGGCCCATCGTCTTCTATTTTGATAGAATCACGCGGCAAGGCCGGAATAATAGTCGGAATTGAGTTCTGCGCGGATGAATTGCCGATAGACACCACCACCAAAAAACTTGTTTCAACTGCAACTGATACGTTGACTTCCCCATTGAGCAGGCAGGCGAGTGTCCGAAGTGCAGACGCTCTCTCTTTATACGACTGGTAG
- the bamA gene encoding outer membrane protein assembly factor BamA — protein MKRFVLTFLSVILLVLCSVPALAQDRLRVLGISIEGNEATDAGLIRAHSGLSVGKDITGDDIQSAIRQLWKLGLFSDVKIVEERSTAEGVYLRIDVREFRRLDKIEVKGNRKLKGDDLKNVLTLTTGQVVRPADVSRLKQSLTKKYEEMGYLLSEIQIEQDTLESNGRVRVNVEIQEGDRVKVRQVEFEGNDAFADKKLRKRIRTTRKTLFRSGEYKREKIEEDKAALVAFYQSQGYRDAEVVGDTAVYTEDKRGLILTFSINEGPVYKYGTFTWANQRLFSEEELSRKLRVESGEKYNRTDFDRSMAEIGSMYYDKGYIYATVNPVETVKDSHIVDVKLEVSEGSEFKVNQIYVTGNTKTKEKVIRREFTLYPGETFDVSKLRRSIREVTILNYFASVVPDVLPISDNLVDLYINVEEKSTDQANVSAGYSQRDGFIGSVGFQMNNLLGNGQQFGLDWSFGNRYHSVSLSFTEPWFRNTRTLLGVSFFDTYRSQNNLYGFNENIIGGTLRVGRRLRWPDDYFRIDYIYRLDRSIYTDFTDDFIGNNPRNLVEDDPRISSSLTQLITRDSRNEAEFPSQGSVNSLRLEMTGGPMLGDDQFFKTELGNQWYSPLLGDLVLMSETKAGVLEQLSEDSRDVPYFDYFFMGGSGLSLGTSLRGYDDRDVGPQSGSYALGGKTMFKQSLELRYPIVRNPTIYVLGFAEGGNVWARYEDTNPGDLRKSIGFGARLFMPFIGMIGLDYGYGIDNYDSRGIRYGRWLPHFQFGRTF, from the coding sequence TTGAAGAGATTCGTCTTGACATTTCTATCCGTCATATTACTTGTTCTATGTTCAGTCCCAGCGCTCGCGCAGGATCGGCTCCGCGTCCTGGGGATTTCAATTGAAGGCAACGAGGCAACGGACGCAGGCTTGATACGCGCCCATTCGGGACTTTCCGTTGGAAAGGATATCACTGGAGACGATATTCAAAGTGCGATTCGGCAGCTTTGGAAGCTGGGGTTGTTCAGCGACGTGAAAATTGTTGAAGAGCGTAGCACTGCAGAAGGTGTGTACCTCAGAATTGACGTAAGGGAGTTTCGAAGATTAGACAAGATAGAAGTTAAGGGCAATCGAAAGCTCAAGGGTGATGACCTTAAAAATGTGCTGACATTGACAACCGGCCAGGTTGTGCGCCCAGCAGATGTTTCCAGACTAAAGCAATCCTTGACCAAGAAATATGAAGAGATGGGGTATCTGCTGTCAGAGATTCAAATTGAACAGGACACACTTGAAAGCAACGGCCGCGTCCGCGTAAACGTCGAGATTCAAGAGGGTGACCGGGTCAAAGTAAGGCAGGTTGAATTCGAGGGCAATGATGCATTCGCCGACAAGAAATTGCGCAAGCGCATACGAACCACGCGAAAAACGCTGTTTCGGTCGGGAGAATATAAACGGGAAAAGATAGAAGAGGACAAGGCAGCACTCGTTGCGTTCTATCAGAGTCAAGGTTATCGAGATGCGGAAGTTGTAGGTGACACGGCAGTCTATACAGAAGACAAGCGCGGCCTGATTCTAACTTTCAGCATCAATGAAGGTCCAGTCTACAAGTACGGCACATTCACTTGGGCGAACCAGAGATTGTTCTCTGAGGAGGAATTGAGCAGGAAACTTCGCGTGGAGTCCGGTGAAAAATATAATAGAACGGACTTCGACAGAAGCATGGCCGAGATCGGTTCGATGTACTACGACAAGGGGTACATTTATGCAACGGTGAATCCGGTAGAAACGGTGAAAGACAGTCACATTGTCGACGTGAAACTTGAAGTTTCAGAAGGCAGTGAGTTCAAAGTAAATCAGATTTACGTTACGGGAAACACCAAAACGAAGGAAAAAGTGATACGCAGAGAGTTCACTTTGTATCCGGGTGAGACATTTGATGTTTCAAAACTTCGCCGATCAATTCGCGAAGTGACAATATTGAATTATTTTGCCAGTGTAGTACCGGATGTATTGCCCATATCTGACAATCTGGTCGATCTATATATCAACGTAGAAGAGAAATCAACTGACCAGGCAAACGTTTCGGCGGGGTATAGTCAACGAGACGGTTTCATAGGCTCGGTTGGATTCCAGATGAACAATTTGCTCGGAAACGGGCAACAGTTCGGATTAGATTGGAGCTTTGGGAATCGCTATCATTCTGTCTCACTCAGCTTTACGGAACCTTGGTTCAGAAACACCCGGACTTTGCTGGGGGTAAGTTTCTTTGACACATACAGAAGCCAGAACAACTTATACGGATTCAATGAGAACATTATCGGCGGCACACTTAGAGTAGGACGTCGGCTACGATGGCCAGATGACTACTTCCGGATAGACTACATTTATCGTCTTGACAGATCAATATACACCGACTTTACGGACGACTTCATTGGCAACAATCCTCGCAATCTTGTGGAGGATGATCCTCGGATTTCCTCGAGTTTGACTCAGTTGATAACCCGTGACAGCAGGAATGAGGCAGAGTTTCCTTCACAAGGATCAGTCAACTCCTTGCGCCTTGAAATGACGGGCGGGCCAATGCTTGGAGATGATCAGTTCTTCAAAACGGAACTGGGCAATCAATGGTATTCGCCGCTTCTGGGTGATCTTGTCTTGATGTCAGAAACAAAGGCGGGAGTCCTTGAGCAGTTGAGCGAAGATTCGCGTGACGTGCCATATTTTGATTATTTCTTTATGGGAGGTTCGGGCCTCTCACTTGGCACCAGCCTCCGAGGCTATGACGACCGTGACGTCGGACCACAAAGCGGCAGCTATGCCTTGGGGGGCAAGACTATGTTCAAACAGTCGCTTGAGCTTCGATACCCGATTGTAAGGAATCCGACAATCTACGTGCTTGGATTTGCTGAGGGTGGTAACGTTTGGGCTCGGTACGAGGACACTAATCCTGGCGATCTCCGCAAATCGATTGGCTTCGGAGCCCGACTATTCATGCCTTTCATAGGCATGATCGGTCTGGACTACGGGTACGGTATAGACAACTATGACAGCCGTGGAATTCGGTATGGCCGATGGCTGCCACATTTCCAATTTGGTCGCACATTCTAG
- a CDS encoding bifunctional UDP-3-O-[3-hydroxymyristoyl] N-acetylglucosamine deacetylase/3-hydroxyacyl-ACP dehydratase, whose protein sequence is MSDKQRTIGTAISVSGIGLHTGKPVSMTCKPAPANHGIVFIRTDLPGSPPIPALVDYVIDIARGTVLGIGDARIHTVEHVLAAIAGLQIDNLVIELTDEEPPALDGSAFPFIEALRKAEIVEQDAERVYLELEKTLTYHDDKAAIDIVMVPSSEFRITYMIDYPNTLLGTQYTSMYSISEFVDEFSKARTFCLLSEMQELKERGLIKGGSLDNAVVFVDQTLDEARYSELKKSFNFSGELKHDGKVLGDFPLRFPNEPVRHKTLDLVGDLLLVGAPLKCHVLAARAGHSSHVEVARMLRRYLEAQKVARKFGGKSGQGYVFDSEAIERLLPHKYPMLLVDRVLELVPMERVVGLKNVTRNEPFFNGHFPGHPVMPGVLIIEAMGQTGGVLLLNSVENPENKVVYFTGLENVKFRKPVTPGDQIRFTVDMLLFRRGICKMKGTAHVDQTLVAEAEMTAAVIDRQG, encoded by the coding sequence GTGAGCGATAAGCAAAGGACAATCGGCACGGCGATTAGCGTGTCAGGAATTGGATTGCATACCGGAAAACCGGTAAGCATGACTTGCAAGCCTGCGCCGGCAAATCACGGTATCGTTTTCATCCGTACGGACCTTCCCGGGTCTCCACCAATTCCCGCCCTGGTCGACTATGTGATCGATATTGCCCGAGGTACCGTATTGGGAATTGGGGATGCTCGAATACATACGGTCGAGCATGTGCTTGCCGCGATTGCCGGGCTTCAGATTGATAACCTGGTCATAGAGCTTACGGACGAGGAACCGCCTGCTTTGGATGGCAGCGCGTTCCCGTTCATAGAGGCATTGCGCAAGGCTGAGATTGTCGAGCAAGACGCCGAGCGAGTGTACCTTGAACTGGAGAAAACTCTCACATACCACGATGACAAGGCCGCTATTGACATCGTGATGGTGCCCTCTTCGGAGTTTCGAATCACATACATGATCGACTATCCGAATACATTGCTCGGCACTCAGTACACGTCAATGTATTCGATCAGCGAGTTTGTTGACGAATTCTCCAAAGCCAGGACATTTTGCCTGTTGTCAGAAATGCAGGAGCTAAAAGAGAGGGGGCTGATTAAAGGGGGCAGTCTGGATAATGCCGTAGTGTTCGTTGACCAGACGCTAGATGAGGCACGATACAGCGAACTGAAGAAGTCGTTCAATTTCTCGGGGGAGTTGAAGCACGATGGGAAGGTACTAGGAGATTTTCCGCTTCGGTTTCCGAACGAGCCTGTCCGCCATAAGACGTTGGACTTGGTCGGTGATCTTTTGCTTGTCGGGGCGCCACTAAAATGTCACGTGCTTGCAGCCAGAGCCGGACATTCATCACACGTTGAAGTCGCTCGAATGCTTCGCCGTTACCTTGAAGCACAGAAGGTCGCCAGAAAGTTCGGCGGCAAGAGCGGCCAAGGGTACGTTTTTGACTCCGAGGCAATTGAGCGGCTGCTTCCGCACAAATACCCGATGCTCCTTGTTGACAGAGTATTGGAATTGGTTCCCATGGAGCGAGTGGTAGGCCTAAAGAATGTCACCCGAAATGAACCGTTCTTCAACGGGCATTTCCCTGGCCATCCCGTCATGCCGGGTGTCCTAATTATTGAGGCAATGGGACAAACCGGTGGAGTTCTGCTCTTGAACTCCGTCGAGAATCCCGAGAACAAAGTGGTTTACTTTACAGGTCTAGAGAACGTGAAATTCAGAAAGCCGGTCACCCCTGGCGACCAGATTAGATTCACTGTTGATATGCTTCTTTTCAGACGAGGAATCTGCAAGATGAAGGGAACGGCACATGTTGATCAAACACTTGTTGCGGAAGCAGAAATGACCGCAGCAGTCATCGATCGCCAAGGGTAA